A genomic segment from Actinoplanes sichuanensis encodes:
- a CDS encoding sugar phosphate isomerase/epimerase family protein, protein MTSRVPVLLSSSSVFPEPTAAAFEMAATVGYDGLEVMVWTDAVSQDAGALKGLADHYGVPVLSVHAPCLLVTQRVWSSDPWERLTRAAQLAESLGAPTVVVHPPFRWQGDYARNFAEGLTKVRGRHPDLTFAVENMFPVKMAGRWVVPYNPGWDPTETGFDAYTLDLSHCAASRIDALEMADRMGTGLRHVHLGDGTGEGRDEHLVPGRGNQPCAELLRSLAGRGFTGSVALEINTRKAASRPAREADLREALEFARRHLEPSPAVTQG, encoded by the coding sequence GTGACTTCCCGCGTACCCGTGCTTCTCTCCAGCTCCTCGGTCTTCCCGGAGCCGACGGCGGCGGCGTTCGAGATGGCGGCCACCGTCGGCTACGACGGCCTCGAGGTCATGGTGTGGACCGACGCCGTCAGCCAGGACGCCGGCGCTCTCAAGGGACTGGCCGATCACTACGGCGTCCCGGTGCTGTCGGTGCACGCCCCCTGTCTGCTGGTGACCCAGCGGGTGTGGAGCTCCGACCCCTGGGAGCGACTGACCCGGGCCGCCCAGCTCGCCGAGTCCCTCGGTGCGCCGACCGTGGTGGTGCATCCGCCGTTCCGCTGGCAGGGCGACTATGCCCGCAACTTCGCCGAGGGCCTGACCAAGGTCCGCGGCCGGCATCCGGACCTGACCTTCGCGGTGGAGAACATGTTCCCGGTCAAGATGGCCGGCCGCTGGGTGGTGCCCTACAACCCCGGCTGGGATCCGACCGAGACCGGCTTCGACGCGTACACGCTGGATCTGTCGCACTGTGCGGCCTCGCGCATCGACGCGCTGGAGATGGCCGACCGGATGGGCACCGGCCTGCGGCACGTCCATCTCGGCGACGGCACCGGCGAGGGCCGTGACGAGCACCTGGTGCCCGGGCGTGGCAATCAGCCGTGCGCCGAGCTGCTGAGGTCACTGGCCGGGCGCGGGTTCACCGGATCGGTCGCCCTGGAGATCAACACGCGAAAGGCGGCGAGCCGCCCGGCCCGCGAGGCCGATCTCCGCGAGGCCCTGGAGTTCGCCCGTCGTCATCTGGAGCCGAGCCCGGCCGTCACGCAGGGGTGA
- a CDS encoding CGNR zinc finger domain-containing protein: MNFDAYARTAIDLVNAGLDDLAGLRALFSGEQEYMRDQVTEKDLAPFRRAQRRLREVFEFGTSGQDGEAVRELNGLLEAYPVQPRISGHDASDWHMHVTSRGSSVSAEYLAGAVWGLSVWLCEYGSARFGICADERCGNVYLDTSSNNCRRFCSERCATRSHVAAHRARKRAAADLTPA; this comes from the coding sequence GTGAACTTCGATGCGTACGCCCGTACGGCGATAGACCTCGTCAACGCAGGTCTGGACGATCTCGCCGGACTGCGGGCCCTGTTCAGCGGCGAGCAGGAATACATGCGCGACCAGGTCACCGAGAAGGACCTGGCCCCGTTCCGCCGCGCGCAGCGGCGACTGCGGGAGGTCTTCGAGTTCGGCACCTCCGGGCAGGACGGTGAGGCGGTGCGCGAGCTGAACGGCCTGCTGGAGGCCTATCCGGTGCAGCCACGCATCTCCGGGCACGACGCCAGCGACTGGCACATGCACGTGACCAGCCGAGGGTCCTCGGTCAGCGCCGAGTACCTGGCCGGAGCGGTCTGGGGCCTGTCGGTCTGGCTCTGTGAGTACGGGAGCGCCCGCTTCGGCATCTGCGCCGACGAGCGGTGCGGCAACGTCTACCTGGACACGTCGTCGAACAACTGCCGCCGGTTCTGCTCGGAGCGCTGCGCCACCCGGTCGCACGTCGCCGCACATCGGGCCCGCAAGCGCGCGGCGGCGGATCTCACCCCTGCGTGA
- a CDS encoding proline dehydrogenase family protein — translation MLRTLFLAAAGSARLGRLVESAPVSRGIVQRFVAGPSADEVLLVSRRLADDGLAVSLDHLSEETRTIEQAVATRDEYVAVLGRLTGAGLTPAVEVSVRLSALGQRIDEKLAYEHARAICAAAAEAGTTVTLDAEDHSTTDATLETLVELRRDFPSTGAALQAHLRRTEGDCRELATAGSRVRLCKGAYAEPESVAFQSALDVDKSFVRCLNILMAGEGYPMVATHDVRLIAIAEDRARWFDRATTEYEFQMLYGVRPEEQSRLAGSGHTVRVHLPYGEEWYPHLMRRLAERPANVGFMARAVASRK, via the coding sequence ATGCTCCGTACCCTGTTTCTCGCCGCGGCCGGATCCGCCCGGCTCGGCCGGCTGGTCGAGTCGGCCCCCGTCAGCCGGGGGATCGTGCAGCGCTTCGTCGCCGGGCCGAGTGCCGACGAGGTTCTGCTGGTCAGCCGCCGACTCGCCGATGACGGCCTGGCGGTCAGCCTCGACCATCTGAGCGAGGAGACCCGGACGATAGAGCAGGCGGTGGCCACCCGCGACGAGTATGTCGCGGTGCTCGGCCGGCTCACCGGCGCCGGGCTGACGCCGGCGGTCGAGGTCAGCGTCCGGCTCTCGGCCCTCGGCCAGCGGATCGACGAGAAATTGGCGTACGAGCACGCGCGCGCGATCTGTGCCGCGGCTGCCGAGGCGGGCACCACGGTGACGCTGGACGCCGAGGATCACAGCACCACCGACGCGACCCTGGAGACCCTGGTCGAGCTGCGCCGCGACTTCCCGTCCACCGGGGCGGCCCTGCAGGCCCATCTGCGGCGTACCGAGGGGGACTGCCGTGAGCTGGCGACGGCCGGTTCCCGGGTGCGGCTGTGCAAGGGCGCCTACGCCGAGCCGGAGTCGGTGGCGTTCCAGTCCGCGCTGGACGTCGACAAGTCGTTCGTCCGCTGCCTGAACATCCTGATGGCCGGGGAGGGCTACCCGATGGTGGCGACCCACGACGTCCGGCTGATCGCGATCGCCGAGGACCGGGCCCGCTGGTTCGACCGGGCCACCACGGAGTACGAGTTCCAGATGCTCTACGGGGTGCGCCCGGAGGAGCAGTCCCGGCTGGCCGGCAGCGGGCACACGGTCCGGGTCCACCTGCCCTACGGCGAGGAGTGGTATCCGCATCTGATGCGCCGCCTCGCCGAGCGCCCGGCGAACGTCGGTTTCATGGCACGAGCCGTAGCTTCTCGGAAATAA
- a CDS encoding helix-turn-helix domain-containing protein: protein MTGPAQTEERLSEVRFLTVAEVAALMRVSKMTVYRLVHGGDLTAVRVGRSFRVPEHAVHEYLRGAFSQSA, encoded by the coding sequence ATGACGGGTCCAGCCCAGACCGAGGAACGCCTCTCGGAGGTTCGTTTCCTGACCGTGGCCGAGGTGGCCGCGCTCATGCGGGTTTCCAAGATGACCGTCTACCGGCTCGTGCACGGCGGTGATCTCACAGCTGTCCGGGTCGGTCGTTCGTTCCGGGTGCCCGAGCACGCGGTACACGAGTATCTGCGTGGTGCTTTCTCACAGAGCGCCTGA
- a CDS encoding 30S ribosomal protein bS22: MGSVVKKRRKRMAKKKHRKLLRKTRVQRRRLGK, encoded by the coding sequence ATGGGCTCCGTGGTCAAGAAGCGCCGCAAGCGTATGGCGAAGAAGAAGCACCGCAAGCTGCTGCGCAAGACCCGCGTCCAGCGTCGCCGTCTCGGCAAGTGA
- a CDS encoding NAD-dependent epimerase/dehydratase family protein, whose amino-acid sequence MVTSPPSVVVVTGVSRYLGARVAARLAADPRIDRVVGLDPHDPPARLLGLLDGVERIRADARAATEAIADLGAEAVVHLAITSVPDSRHGGRAAMKEQNVIGTMQVLAAAQGAPGLRKLVVRSSTAAYGASFRDPAVFTEDTEPRAVPRGAFARDILDVEGYVRGFRRRRSEVAATVLRFAPMISSSAETSLTRYFAQPVVPTVLGRDARLQFVHVEDALEILHRSVTEDHPGTFNVAGSGVLMLSQAVRRAGRISLPLPEPALSTGAALLRNLGVEQIGMDQIDLFVHGRVVDTTRLVKEFGFTPRTTVEAFEEFIQTHAAGSTLTAARLAAAENAILDGIRRVRAAAGQETP is encoded by the coding sequence GTGGTGACCTCACCGCCCAGCGTTGTCGTGGTCACCGGAGTCAGCCGTTATCTCGGCGCTCGGGTGGCCGCCCGCCTCGCCGCTGATCCTCGTATAGACCGTGTCGTCGGTCTGGATCCGCACGACCCGCCCGCACGCCTTCTGGGCCTGCTGGACGGTGTGGAGCGGATCCGGGCCGACGCGCGGGCGGCCACCGAGGCCATCGCCGATCTCGGCGCCGAGGCAGTCGTGCACCTGGCGATCACCAGCGTGCCCGACAGTCGGCACGGCGGCCGGGCCGCGATGAAAGAGCAGAACGTCATCGGCACCATGCAGGTGCTGGCCGCCGCCCAGGGTGCTCCCGGGCTGCGCAAACTCGTGGTGCGCTCGTCGACGGCCGCCTACGGCGCGTCGTTCCGCGACCCCGCTGTCTTCACCGAGGACACCGAGCCGCGAGCGGTGCCGCGCGGCGCGTTCGCTCGCGACATCCTCGACGTCGAGGGGTATGTGCGCGGGTTCCGGCGGCGCCGGTCAGAGGTGGCGGCTACCGTCCTGCGTTTCGCTCCGATGATCAGCTCGTCCGCCGAGACGTCGCTGACCCGCTACTTCGCCCAGCCGGTGGTGCCCACCGTGCTCGGCCGGGACGCCCGCCTCCAGTTCGTGCACGTCGAGGACGCCCTGGAGATCCTGCACCGGTCGGTGACCGAGGACCATCCGGGCACCTTCAACGTCGCCGGTTCCGGCGTCCTGATGCTGTCCCAGGCGGTCCGCCGGGCCGGCCGCATCTCCCTGCCGCTGCCCGAGCCGGCCCTGTCCACCGGCGCGGCCCTGCTCCGCAATCTCGGCGTCGAGCAGATCGGCATGGACCAGATCGACCTCTTCGTGCACGGCCGGGTGGTCGACACGACCCGCCTGGTCAAGGAGTTCGGCTTCACCCCGCGCACCACCGTCGAGGCGTTCGAGGAGTTCATCCAGACGCACGCGGCGGGCTCCACGCTCACCGCCGCTCGGCTGGCCGCCGCGGAGAACGCGATTCTGGACGGTATCCGCCGGGTTCGTGCGGCGGCGGGACAGGAGACGCCGTGA
- a CDS encoding lysophospholipid acyltransferase family protein: MSQDEYREMLPGHTDFKLPEPPPAQRVNGRRPIPEKGEPMPEPMPEPMAAVAGLDVWDQRVADGLAFLRRRLAGAYEVDEFGFDPELAERVFHPLLKILYRDWFRTEVLGIENVPAEGSALVVGNHSGTIALDALMLTVGLRDKHPQQRHLRLLGADLVFRMPLMSELARAAGATVACNPDAERLMNSGQLVGVFPEGFKGIGKNFADRYKLQRFGRGGFVSAALRTGTPIVPVAIVGAEEIYPILADLKPLARLLGIPYFPITPTFPWLGPLGMIPLPSKWLIQFCPPIPTAHLTEFADDPLVVYNLADQVRETIQATLHELLEKRPDPFGP; encoded by the coding sequence GTGAGCCAGGACGAGTATCGCGAAATGCTTCCCGGTCACACCGATTTCAAGCTGCCCGAGCCGCCGCCGGCACAACGGGTCAACGGTCGGCGCCCGATCCCGGAGAAGGGCGAGCCGATGCCCGAACCGATGCCGGAGCCGATGGCTGCGGTGGCCGGGCTGGACGTCTGGGACCAGCGGGTCGCCGACGGCCTGGCGTTCCTGCGGCGGCGGCTCGCCGGGGCGTACGAGGTGGACGAGTTCGGGTTCGACCCGGAGTTGGCCGAGCGGGTCTTCCACCCGCTGCTGAAGATCCTCTACCGGGACTGGTTCCGGACCGAGGTGCTCGGTATCGAGAACGTGCCGGCCGAGGGCAGCGCCCTGGTGGTCGGCAACCATTCCGGCACGATCGCCCTCGACGCCCTGATGCTCACGGTCGGCCTGCGCGACAAGCATCCGCAGCAGCGCCACCTGCGCCTGCTCGGCGCCGATCTGGTGTTCCGGATGCCGCTGATGAGTGAGCTGGCCCGTGCGGCCGGCGCCACTGTGGCCTGCAACCCGGACGCCGAGCGCCTGATGAACTCGGGCCAGCTGGTCGGCGTCTTCCCGGAGGGCTTCAAGGGCATCGGAAAGAACTTCGCCGACCGCTACAAGCTGCAGCGGTTCGGCCGGGGCGGGTTCGTCTCGGCGGCCCTACGGACCGGCACCCCGATCGTCCCGGTGGCGATCGTCGGCGCCGAGGAGATCTATCCGATCCTGGCCGATCTGAAGCCGCTGGCCCGGCTGCTCGGGATCCCGTATTTCCCGATCACGCCGACCTTCCCCTGGCTGGGGCCGCTGGGCATGATCCCGCTGCCGAGCAAGTGGCTGATCCAGTTCTGTCCGCCGATCCCGACCGCACATCTCACCGAGTTCGCGGACGATCCGCTGGTCGTCTACAACCTGGCCGACCAGGTGCGCGAGACGATCCAGGCCACCCTGCACGAGCTGCTGGAGAAGCGCCCGGACCCGTTCGGCCCGTGA
- a CDS encoding DUF5667 domain-containing protein, whose translation MKFAFPNSRSAERFAELLDDGGARRHHSRGQADEEMNRLVAISNRLSTARPGAPVDSEFRVGLRAMLVATAERDGIGRSAPEADPEPAAEPAARRPLFGRRIRARGAIVIGVAAGAMAVSGISAASESASPGEMLYSVKRQTERAQLAIAGSDVTRGQLSLDFARTRLNEAMAMSGDSSDFALVLDDMDADTRKGVRLLTTSAVSQQDTKPLATLDDFVDDQRTTFTPALERLSTPNRDRATQSLGLLEDVVKRAETLRSGLGCDKVTPVGTDALGPRLRDCAPEDDAAEPAPVTPQSGHGTKTGNRQNGQATTPKTTKSDAAEPVVTGKAVTPNRSAAPGASPTVTGGVTPMFDEETVDPAQIDPLPEEQGVLGGLLGDIF comes from the coding sequence GTGAAGTTCGCATTCCCGAACTCCCGGAGTGCCGAGCGCTTCGCGGAGCTTCTCGACGACGGTGGCGCCCGTCGGCACCACAGTCGTGGGCAGGCCGACGAGGAGATGAATCGGCTGGTCGCCATAAGCAACCGGCTCTCCACGGCCCGGCCCGGCGCACCTGTCGACTCCGAGTTCCGCGTCGGCCTGCGCGCCATGCTGGTCGCCACGGCCGAGCGGGACGGCATCGGGCGGAGCGCCCCCGAGGCCGATCCCGAGCCGGCCGCCGAGCCCGCGGCCCGGCGGCCCCTGTTCGGCCGGCGGATACGTGCCCGTGGAGCGATCGTGATCGGCGTGGCCGCCGGCGCGATGGCCGTCTCCGGTATCTCCGCGGCCAGCGAGAGCGCGTCACCCGGCGAGATGCTGTACAGCGTCAAGCGCCAGACCGAACGCGCCCAGCTGGCGATCGCCGGATCGGACGTGACCCGCGGTCAGCTCTCGCTCGATTTCGCGCGCACCCGCCTCAACGAGGCGATGGCGATGAGCGGTGACTCGTCCGACTTCGCGCTGGTGCTGGACGACATGGACGCCGACACCCGCAAGGGTGTCCGGCTGCTGACCACTTCGGCGGTGTCCCAGCAGGACACCAAGCCACTGGCCACCCTGGACGACTTCGTCGACGACCAGCGCACCACGTTCACTCCGGCACTGGAACGCCTCTCCACACCCAACCGGGACCGCGCGACCCAGTCGCTCGGCCTGTTGGAGGACGTCGTCAAGCGGGCCGAGACGCTGCGCTCCGGGCTCGGCTGCGACAAGGTGACGCCGGTCGGCACCGATGCGCTCGGGCCGAGACTGCGTGACTGCGCGCCCGAGGACGATGCCGCCGAGCCGGCCCCGGTGACACCGCAGAGCGGTCACGGCACCAAGACCGGGAACCGGCAGAACGGCCAGGCCACCACGCCGAAGACGACGAAATCGGACGCCGCCGAGCCGGTGGTGACCGGCAAGGCCGTGACACCGAACAGGTCGGCCGCGCCCGGTGCGAGCCCGACCGTCACCGGCGGGGTGACGCCGATGTTCGACGAGGAGACCGTCGACCCGGCACAGATCGACCCGCTCCCGGAGGAGCAGGGTGTGCTGGGCGGCCTGCTCGGCGACATCTTCTGA
- a CDS encoding ECF subfamily RNA polymerase sigma factor, BldN family, with the protein MTHVYAEGPYHRDVLHTLRDTAGGMIVNAIRGDSPKQTGSRRTPNGPPTVASPNTANGKFGASRPGTPRPPAQPTAGQRSNLGEGETTAPGEHTVVLPTQSTTGPPTESAPPKARPDRGDPAAEVWALVERAQAGEAEAFGLIYDRYVDTVFRFVYFRVGNRQLAEDLTSDTFLRALKRIGSFTWQGRDLGAWLVTIARNLVADHFKSGRYRLEVTTGDVLDADREDRGPEGSPESAVVDHITNVALLTAVKQLNPEQQECIVLRFLQGFSVAETAQTMGKNEGAIKALQYRAVRALNRLLPDGFQS; encoded by the coding sequence GTGACTCATGTGTACGCGGAGGGTCCATACCACCGCGACGTCCTGCACACGTTGCGCGACACGGCCGGGGGGATGATCGTCAACGCCATCCGGGGCGACAGCCCCAAGCAGACCGGGAGCCGCCGCACGCCCAACGGGCCACCCACGGTCGCCTCACCGAACACCGCGAACGGGAAGTTCGGCGCCAGCCGGCCCGGTACGCCCCGCCCGCCGGCCCAGCCCACCGCGGGCCAGCGGTCCAACCTCGGCGAGGGGGAGACCACGGCGCCGGGTGAGCACACCGTGGTCCTGCCGACCCAGAGCACCACCGGCCCGCCCACCGAGTCCGCCCCGCCGAAGGCCCGGCCGGACCGTGGTGACCCGGCAGCCGAGGTGTGGGCCCTGGTCGAGCGGGCTCAGGCCGGCGAGGCGGAGGCGTTCGGGCTGATCTACGACCGGTATGTGGACACCGTCTTCCGGTTCGTCTACTTCCGGGTCGGCAACCGCCAGCTCGCCGAGGACCTCACCTCGGACACCTTCCTGCGCGCTCTCAAGCGCATCGGGAGCTTCACCTGGCAGGGCCGCGACCTGGGCGCCTGGCTCGTCACCATCGCCCGGAACCTGGTCGCCGACCACTTCAAGTCCGGCCGCTACCGCCTTGAGGTGACCACCGGCGACGTGCTCGACGCCGACCGCGAGGACCGGGGGCCGGAGGGCAGCCCGGAGTCCGCGGTGGTCGACCACATCACCAACGTCGCCCTGCTCACCGCGGTCAAACAGCTCAACCCGGAACAGCAGGAGTGCATCGTGCTCCGGTTCCTGCAGGGCTTCTCGGTGGCCGAGACCGCACAGACCATGGGCAAGAACGAGGGCGCCATCAAGGCACTTCAGTACCGGGCCGTACGCGCGCTGAACCGGCTCCTGCCAGACGGGTTCCAATCTTGA
- a CDS encoding class I adenylate-forming enzyme family protein, whose translation MEETARDAVAEAARRRPGHPALIAGDTVVTWSELDTRVSAAARWIASRTAPGDRVALVLGNTVDFAVAYFGVLRAGRVAVPLNPGYTADERDHAITDSGASLVVDGPPGADETGAAPAVPKSNDLAVLLYTSGTSGRPKGAMLTHAALAANHDQLDRIEPPVVGPDDVLLLAVPFFHAYGLNTGLGSVAHHAATGVLAERFEPEATLDLITRHGVTVTVGVPGMYQAWTAVPSAGTALSGVRTAVCGAAPLDTGVAARFRKLTGRAILIGYGLTETAPVLTTTAVSDRDKSGSIGRPLPGVELLLRTAAGAELWRDGTASIDEDLEVAESAGTDPGEIVVRGANLFAGYWPDGRDGPDPDGWWPTGDIAYADGDGDLVLVDRIGELILVNGFNVYPAEIERVLMAHPRVTGVAVVGVPDIATGQRPYAYVTVSGDPSPTATELQVHCAARLARFKLPGVELVEELPRNVIGKVRKRDL comes from the coding sequence GTGGAGGAAACCGCCCGCGACGCGGTCGCCGAGGCCGCCCGGCGCCGCCCCGGCCACCCCGCGCTGATCGCCGGAGACACCGTCGTCACCTGGTCGGAATTGGACACCAGGGTGTCCGCCGCGGCCCGCTGGATCGCGTCGCGCACCGCCCCGGGCGATCGGGTCGCACTGGTGCTCGGCAATACCGTCGATTTCGCGGTCGCCTATTTCGGGGTGCTGCGGGCCGGCCGGGTCGCGGTACCGCTCAACCCGGGCTACACCGCCGACGAGCGCGACCATGCGATCACCGACTCGGGCGCCTCGCTGGTGGTGGACGGGCCGCCCGGCGCCGACGAGACCGGCGCCGCTCCGGCCGTACCGAAATCGAATGATCTTGCGGTTCTGCTCTACACCTCGGGGACCAGCGGGCGCCCCAAGGGCGCCATGCTCACCCACGCCGCGCTCGCCGCGAACCACGATCAGCTCGACCGGATCGAGCCGCCCGTCGTCGGGCCGGACGACGTGCTGCTGCTCGCCGTGCCGTTCTTCCACGCCTACGGGCTGAACACCGGGCTCGGCAGCGTCGCACACCACGCGGCGACGGGTGTGCTGGCCGAGCGGTTCGAACCGGAGGCGACGCTCGATCTGATCACCAGGCACGGTGTCACCGTCACCGTCGGCGTGCCCGGGATGTACCAGGCCTGGACCGCCGTCCCGTCGGCCGGCACGGCTCTGAGCGGCGTGCGGACCGCGGTGTGCGGCGCGGCGCCGCTGGACACCGGCGTCGCCGCGCGCTTCCGCAAACTGACCGGCCGGGCGATCCTGATCGGGTACGGGCTGACCGAGACCGCACCGGTGCTGACCACGACGGCGGTCAGCGACCGGGACAAGAGCGGCTCGATCGGCCGGCCGTTGCCCGGTGTCGAGCTGCTGCTGCGTACCGCGGCCGGCGCCGAGTTGTGGCGGGACGGCACCGCGTCGATCGACGAGGACCTCGAAGTGGCCGAGTCGGCCGGCACCGACCCGGGCGAGATCGTGGTGCGCGGCGCCAACCTGTTCGCCGGGTACTGGCCGGACGGCCGGGACGGGCCGGACCCGGACGGCTGGTGGCCGACCGGGGACATCGCCTACGCCGACGGCGACGGCGACCTGGTGCTCGTCGACCGGATCGGCGAGCTGATCCTGGTGAACGGCTTCAACGTCTACCCGGCCGAGATCGAGCGGGTGCTGATGGCGCATCCGCGGGTGACCGGCGTGGCCGTGGTCGGCGTGCCGGACATCGCGACCGGGCAGCGGCCGTACGCGTACGTCACGGTCTCCGGCGACCCGTCGCCCACCGCGACCGAGCTGCAGGTGCACTGCGCGGCCCGGCTGGCCCGGTTCAAGCTGCCCGGTGTCGAACTGGTCGAGGAGCTCCCGCGGAACGTGATCGGCAAGGTACGGAAGAGGGACCTGTGA
- a CDS encoding glutaredoxin family protein gives MRLTLISRTGCHLCEVAEQTLDRIAPDGWTRIDVDSDIELERDYGDRVPVLLLDGKEHGYWRIEEDRLLRDLARQPGEPRL, from the coding sequence GTGAGACTGACGCTGATCAGCCGGACCGGCTGCCACCTGTGCGAGGTCGCCGAGCAGACGCTGGACCGGATCGCACCGGACGGCTGGACAAGGATCGACGTGGACTCCGACATCGAGTTGGAGCGCGACTACGGCGATCGGGTGCCGGTCCTGCTGCTGGACGGCAAGGAGCACGGCTACTGGCGGATCGAGGAGGACCGGCTCCTGCGGGATTTGGCTCGACAGCCGGGTGAGCCCCGCCTGTAG
- a CDS encoding HAD family hydrolase, which translates to MTKHLVWDWNGTLLDDLHLVVSSTNVAFASAGGRDVGSDEHRRTFRRPVADFYAEMLGRAIDEEEFGRLDRIFHDAYRLGLTDVTLAADAQAAIKSWPGSQSLLSMWFHHELVPAVEGYGLAGLFARIDGLRTELGGGFKAAHLAAHLAELGVDGADVVMIGDSLDDADAAESVGGHAVLYTGGFTDPARLRESGRPVADTLVEAVKMAMSL; encoded by the coding sequence GTGACGAAGCACTTGGTCTGGGACTGGAACGGCACCCTTCTCGACGATCTGCACCTGGTCGTGTCGTCGACAAACGTCGCCTTCGCCTCGGCGGGCGGACGGGACGTCGGCTCCGACGAACACCGGCGGACCTTCCGGCGGCCGGTCGCCGACTTCTACGCCGAGATGCTCGGCCGCGCCATCGACGAGGAGGAGTTCGGCCGACTGGACCGGATCTTCCACGACGCGTACCGGCTCGGTTTGACCGATGTGACGCTGGCCGCCGACGCGCAGGCGGCGATCAAGAGTTGGCCGGGCAGTCAGTCGCTGCTCTCCATGTGGTTCCACCACGAGCTGGTCCCGGCCGTCGAGGGCTACGGCCTGGCCGGGCTGTTCGCCCGGATCGACGGGTTGCGGACCGAGCTGGGCGGTGGGTTCAAGGCCGCGCATCTCGCCGCTCACCTGGCCGAACTCGGTGTCGACGGCGCCGACGTGGTGATGATCGGAGACTCGCTCGACGACGCCGACGCGGCCGAGTCGGTCGGCGGACACGCGGTTCTGTACACGGGCGGGTTCACCGATCCCGCACGGTTGCGTGAATCCGGGCGTCCGGTCGCCGACACGCTGGTAGAGGCGGTAAAGATGGCCATGTCACTCTGA
- a CDS encoding redox-sensing transcriptional repressor Rex, whose amino-acid sequence MSQQRHGSTPGEADGVPAFPDLPEATIARLPEYLRALHHLAETGAETVSSEGLAAAAGVNSAKLRKDLSHLGSYGTRGVGYDVALLVDQIEYILGLDKNRAVCLVGVGNLGHALAGYAGFASRGFRVVALFDADPKKVGEQINGLTVQHTDDLERIAAEESIAIGVIATPPGTAQAVADALVAAGVTSILNFAPGVLSVPSNVDVRKVDLAIELQILSFHEHRKASLTALPGGRSAPPASGDQEAVGS is encoded by the coding sequence ATGAGTCAGCAACGTCACGGAAGCACGCCCGGCGAAGCCGATGGCGTCCCGGCCTTCCCGGATCTGCCGGAGGCGACCATCGCGCGACTGCCTGAGTACCTTCGTGCCCTTCACCACCTCGCCGAGACCGGCGCGGAGACGGTGTCGAGCGAGGGTCTCGCCGCGGCGGCCGGGGTCAACTCGGCGAAACTCCGCAAGGATCTGTCGCACCTCGGTTCGTACGGCACCCGCGGTGTCGGCTACGACGTGGCCCTGCTCGTCGACCAGATCGAGTACATCCTGGGCCTCGACAAGAACCGGGCGGTCTGTCTGGTCGGCGTCGGCAACCTCGGGCACGCCCTGGCCGGTTATGCCGGTTTCGCGAGCCGTGGTTTCCGGGTGGTGGCGCTCTTCGACGCCGATCCGAAGAAGGTCGGCGAGCAGATCAACGGCCTCACCGTGCAGCACACCGACGACCTGGAGCGGATCGCCGCCGAGGAGTCGATCGCGATCGGAGTCATCGCCACCCCGCCCGGCACCGCCCAGGCGGTCGCCGACGCGCTGGTCGCCGCGGGAGTGACAAGCATCCTCAATTTCGCCCCGGGGGTTCTGTCGGTGCCGTCCAACGTTGACGTCCGTAAAGTGGATCTCGCCATCGAGCTGCAGATCCTTTCGTTCCACGAGCACCGCAAGGCGTCTCTGACCGCGTTGCCCGGCGGCCGATCCGCGCCACCGGCGAGCGGCGATCAGGAGGCGGTCGGGTCGTGA